The genomic DNA CTGGCCCTGGAGGCGCCGTGGCTCTACGGGGGCACGCTGCTCGCCGCCGCCGTCGCGCTGCTGCGGCACTTCGCCATGCTCGCCGTACGGCGCAGCCCCGGCGGGGGCGGGGAGCCCCAGGGCGGGCCGTCCTCCGGGGCGCGCCGGCGGGCGAAGCCGCGGCGGGCCCCGGATCAGGCCGCGGCGGTCAGTCCGCCGCGCCGCCGCCCAGCGCAGCCGCCTCGGCGCGCAGGTCGCGGCGGAGCTCCTTCGGCAGGGAGAAGGTGATCCGCTCGTCCACGGGCTGTACGAGGTCCACGTCCACGTAGCCCCGCTCCGCGAGCCACTCCAGCACGCCGTCGACCAGGACCTCCGGCACCGACGCCCCCGACGTCACGCCCACCGTCGTCACGCCGTCGAGCCACGCCTCGTCGATCTCCTCGGCCCCGTCGACCAGATACGACGCGTCGGCGCCCGCGTCGACGGCGACCTCGACGAGCCGCAGCGAGTTCGAGGAGTTCTGCGAGCCGACGACGATCACGAGGTCCGACTCCGCGCCCACCTGCTTCACCGCGACCTGCCGGTTCTGCGTGGCGTAGCAGATGTCGTCGCTCGGCGGGTCCAGCAGGTTCGGGAAGTGGCCCTTGAGCCGGTCGACCGTCTCCATCGTCTCGTCCACCGACAGCGTGGTCTGCGACAGCCAGACGACCTTGTCTGGGTCGCGCACCTCGATCTGGTCGGCGCCCTCGGGACCGTCGACGAGCTGGATGTGCTCCGGCGCCTCGCCCGAGGTGCCGACGACCTCCTCGTGGCCCTCGTGGCCGATGAGCAGGATGTCGAAGTCGTCCTTGGCGAACCGGACGGCCTCCTTGTGCACCTTGGTGACCAGCGGGCAGGTCGCGTCGATCGTGGCGAGCCGGCCCTCCTTCGCCTCGTCGTGGACGGTGGGGGCGACGCCGTGCGCGGAGAAGATCACGATGTTGCCGGGCGGCACCTCGGCCGTCTCCTCGACGAAGATCGCACCCTTGCGCTCCAGCGTCTTGACGACGTATTTGTTGTGCACGATCTCGTGCCGCACGTACACCGGTGCGCCGTACTGCTCAAGGGCCTGCTCCACGGCGATCACCGCCCGGTCCACACCGGCGCAGTAGCCCCGGGGAGCGGCGAGAAGGACGCGGCGGTCGGGCTGCGGCGTGCTCGAAGCAGTCATGCCGCCATCGTACGGAACACCACCTCCCCGATTCGAGGGTGCGCCACCTGCGATCCCGTCCGCCGGAGGCGCCCGGGTGTCGTACCCCGCCGTTAGGCTCGGGCCCATGGCGGTGAACACGGCCGAGACACCCATGCCCGTCGGGGTCGTCTCGCGGAAGATCGGCGGCTGGATCGACCGGCTCGGCGCGCTGTGGGTGGAGGGGCAGATCACCCAGTTGTCGCGGCGGCCGGGCGCGGGCGTGGTCTTCATGACGCTGCGCGACCCGGCGCAGGAGGTCTCCCTGACGGTGACGTGCTTCCGCGACGTGTTCGACAAAGTGGCGGATGTCATACAGGAAGGCGCGCGGGTCGTCGTCTTCGCCAAGCCGGTCTGGTACGCGCCGAGCGGCCAGCTCTCGCTGCGCGCCGCCGAGATCCGCCCGGTGGGCGTCGGCGAACTGCTCGTGCGGCTGGAGCGGTTGAAGAAGGCGCTCGCCGCCGAGGGGCTGTTCGCGCCCGAACGCAAGAAGCCGCTGCCGTTCCTGCCGCGCCGCATCGGGCTGGTGACGGGCCGGGCGTCGGCGGCGGAGCGGGACGTGCTGGAGACGGCGCGGCACCGGTGGCCGGCGGTGCGGTTCGAGGTGCGGCCGGTGGCGGTGCAGGGGGTGCACGCGGTGCCGCAGATCGTCAAGGCGGTGCAGGAGTTGGACGGCCTGCCGGAGGTGGACGTCATCATCGTCGCGCGGGGCGGCGGCAGCGTGGAGGACCTGCTGCCGTTCTCGGACGAGCAGCTCGTACGGGCCGTGGCCGCGTGCCGTACGCCGGTGGTCTCCGCCATCGGCCACGAGCCGGACAACCCCCTGCTGGACTTCGTGGCGGATCTCCGCTCCCGTACGCCCACGCACGCCGCCAAGGACGCCGTGCCGGACGTCGGCGAGGAGCGCGTGCGGATAGAGCAGCTCCGGCTGCGCGCGCTGCGCGTGCTGACGGGGGTGCTGGACCGCGAGGAACGCGGGCTGGCGGCGTGGCTGAGCCGGCCCGCGATGGCCGAGCCGTACGCGATCGTGGACGAGCGCGCGGAGGTCGTGGACGCGGTGCTCGCGCGCGGGCGGCGCACGCTGGCGCATCTGCTGGACCGCGCCGACTCCGAGCTGGCGCACACCCGCGCCCGGGTCGTCGCCCTCTCCCCCGCCTCCACGCTGAAGCGCGGCTATGCGGTGCTCCAGCGGCAGGACGGCGCGGCGGTGCGCGCGGCGGACGAGGTGAGCGAGGGCGAGGAGTTGCGCGCCCGGGTCGCCGACGGGGAGTTCGGTGTCACGGTCGGCCCGGTGTCGTAGGCGGGTCCTAAGGTGGGGGCCATGGCAGAGACGAAGGACCGGGGGACTCTCGGCTACGAGCAGGCGCGGGACGAGCTGATGGAGGTCGTGCGCCGGCTGGAGTCAGGCGGTTCGACCCTGGAGGAGTCCCTGGCGCTGTGGGAGCGCGGGGAGGAGCTGGCGCGGATCTGCGGGCAGTGGCTGGACGGCGCCCGCGAGCGGCTCGACGCGGCGCTGGCGGAGTCGGAGGACGAGGGGGACGAAGAAGAGGACGAGGAGGAGGCCGCCGCCGACCGTACGGGCTGAGGTGCCCGCCGGCGGCTTCGATCCGGATGCGGCCGGGCCGGGTTTCGAACCGTCCCGCGCGCGGCCCTCCGTACGCCCGTCGTACGGACCGCGTCAGGGCTCTCCGCGGGCCCGCAGCGCGCTCACTTCTCCTGCAGCGCCGCCGCCATCCGCTCCATCTGCTTCACGCTCCCCGTGCCCGTGACCACGGTCGTCACCCCGTCGCCCTTGTGCACCAGCGCGTCGTACGTCCTGCCCTGGTAGTGCGCCCACTCCGCGCCCGCCACCTGCCGGCTCTCGCCCGTCGGCCGCGCGTCGTGGGTGACCTTGCGGATGAAGCGGTCGGCATTCTTGCTCCCCTGCTCCACCGCCACGTACTCGTCGTCGGGCGTGACGAAGCCGATGTGCCACGTCGTGCCGTGGTCGCCGGTCCCGCGGTACGTCACGGAGTTGGCCCGCCAGTCGTCCGGCAGCCCCACCGGCGCGACGACCGGGAACGGCGCGGCGCGGCGGGCCTGGCCCAGCTCCTGGCTGTAGGAGACGGCCTCCATCTCGTTGCCGTCGCCCTCGCGCGGGAGGACGCCCCAGTAGACGACCAACGACACCCCGCAGGTGACCGTCAGCGCGCCCACCAGATTGCGCACCGTCCGCATGCTGTTCCTGTCTGCCACCCCTCCATCGTCCCTCATCTGCGGAGCACCCCCTTCCCCGGGGTGCGGGCGGGCGGCGGACAACGGAGAAGCCGAACCGCTCATCCGAGGGGCGGTGTGCTCATAATGGCGATAAACGGATAGGGTCAGAGCACCCCCTCGCGCCCCTCCGGCCGTCGACCGAGCCGAAAGGTCCTCACGGATGTCGCAGTCCCATGAGACGCCCCACCACCTCCCCGAGCAACTGGAGGTGGCCCCCGAGGCCCCCGACCGCAACCTCGCCCTGGAGCTCGTCCGGGTCACCGAGGCCGGCGCGATGGCCTCCGGCCGCTGGGTCGGCCGCGGCGACAAGAACGGCGCCGACGGCGCGGCCGTACGCGCCATGCGCACCCTCGTCAGCACCGTCTCGATGAACGGCGTCGTCGTGATCGGCGAGGGTGAGAAGGACCACGCCCCGATGCTCTTCAACGGAGAGCGCGTCGGCGACGGCACCGGACCCGAGTGCGACGTGGCCGTCGACCCGGTCGACGGCACCACGCTCACCGCCAAGGGCATGGGCAACGCCGTCTCCGTGCTGGCCGTCGCCGAGCGGGGCTGCATGTTCGACCCGTCCGCGGTCTTCTACATGGACAAGCTCGCCACCGGACCGGAGGCCGCCGAGTACGTCGACATCAACGCCCCCGTCGCCGTCAACATCCGCCGCGTAGCCAAGGCCAAGGGCGGCAACACCGGGGACGTCACCGTCTGCGTGCTGGACCGGCCCCGCCACGACGGGCTGGTCCAGGAGGTCCGCGAGGCCGGGGCGCGGATCAAGTTC from Streptomyces sp. CMB-StM0423 includes the following:
- a CDS encoding exodeoxyribonuclease VII small subunit; protein product: MAETKDRGTLGYEQARDELMEVVRRLESGGSTLEESLALWERGEELARICGQWLDGARERLDAALAESEDEGDEEEDEEEAAADRTG
- the glpX gene encoding class II fructose-bisphosphatase is translated as MSQSHETPHHLPEQLEVAPEAPDRNLALELVRVTEAGAMASGRWVGRGDKNGADGAAVRAMRTLVSTVSMNGVVVIGEGEKDHAPMLFNGERVGDGTGPECDVAVDPVDGTTLTAKGMGNAVSVLAVAERGCMFDPSAVFYMDKLATGPEAAEYVDINAPVAVNIRRVAKAKGGNTGDVTVCVLDRPRHDGLVQEVREAGARIKFISDGDVAGAIMTARDGTGVDLLLGVGGTPEAVIAACAMKCLGGTFQGRLWPRDDAERQRALDAGHDLDRTLLIDDLVRGENVFFVATGITDGELLRGVRYRADRAFTQSLVMRSKSGTIRQIESEHRLSKLRAYSSVDFDRAQ
- a CDS encoding DUF4245 domain-containing protein; translated protein: MADRNSMRTVRNLVGALTVTCGVSLVVYWGVLPREGDGNEMEAVSYSQELGQARRAAPFPVVAPVGLPDDWRANSVTYRGTGDHGTTWHIGFVTPDDEYVAVEQGSKNADRFIRKVTHDARPTGESRQVAGAEWAHYQGRTYDALVHKGDGVTTVVTGTGSVKQMERMAAALQEK
- the xseA gene encoding exodeoxyribonuclease VII large subunit; translated protein: MAVNTAETPMPVGVVSRKIGGWIDRLGALWVEGQITQLSRRPGAGVVFMTLRDPAQEVSLTVTCFRDVFDKVADVIQEGARVVVFAKPVWYAPSGQLSLRAAEIRPVGVGELLVRLERLKKALAAEGLFAPERKKPLPFLPRRIGLVTGRASAAERDVLETARHRWPAVRFEVRPVAVQGVHAVPQIVKAVQELDGLPEVDVIIVARGGGSVEDLLPFSDEQLVRAVAACRTPVVSAIGHEPDNPLLDFVADLRSRTPTHAAKDAVPDVGEERVRIEQLRLRALRVLTGVLDREERGLAAWLSRPAMAEPYAIVDERAEVVDAVLARGRRTLAHLLDRADSELAHTRARVVALSPASTLKRGYAVLQRQDGAAVRAADEVSEGEELRARVADGEFGVTVGPVS
- a CDS encoding 4-hydroxy-3-methylbut-2-enyl diphosphate reductase; translation: MTASSTPQPDRRVLLAAPRGYCAGVDRAVIAVEQALEQYGAPVYVRHEIVHNKYVVKTLERKGAIFVEETAEVPPGNIVIFSAHGVAPTVHDEAKEGRLATIDATCPLVTKVHKEAVRFAKDDFDILLIGHEGHEEVVGTSGEAPEHIQLVDGPEGADQIEVRDPDKVVWLSQTTLSVDETMETVDRLKGHFPNLLDPPSDDICYATQNRQVAVKQVGAESDLVIVVGSQNSSNSLRLVEVAVDAGADASYLVDGAEEIDEAWLDGVTTVGVTSGASVPEVLVDGVLEWLAERGYVDVDLVQPVDERITFSLPKELRRDLRAEAAALGGGAAD